CGCAGGCGTCGCACTCCCGCCCCCGCTCCTCCATCACCCGGACCAGGTCGAGGAGGGAGGCGTAGAGGAGGGGCGCCGCCTCCCGGAGGCGGGCGTCGAAGGCGCTCGCGGCCTCTTTTGTCGGGATCAGCCTGCATCCGCCGCCGTGCTCGTCCCAGGCCATGCACCCCGCCTGCAGGCACGACCGCGCCACGAAGGGGCAGGCCCGCAACTCCCCGATCTCATCTCTACGATCCGTCATGGTATATGCCACCAGCCGAGGGAATCGATCTCGCATCTCGATGATCTCTTCGGCCTGATATTATATCAGCGTTCTCCAGGATCTCAGGAGGTCTCCGATCTGATATTCAACTTTTCTTCCATGTTTTGGGGCACGCCCCAGAGATATCCCTCGCGAAATTCGGGTTTGAGGAGACAGAAATAGGATAAAATCAGTAGATATTTGGGTATATATTAATTTCCATCTACATTAATTGCATTTCTGCGTATCGGCGGAGTTTGTCAGCAGAACAAGAATTTAAATAACATGCAGACCGAGAAGGTTATTTAGTTCTGTATCGCGGATGGACAATAGATCTATCGACCGGCCCTATCCGCTAGACCGTCTCGCGATAGATGGTTCGGGCCGGCCCGGGAAAGATCCCGATCCGGGAATCTTCCCCTCGGGTCCTGCCGGGGTCCGTCCGGATGAGGAGGTCTGCTCATGATGAAAAAACCCTTAAGTGCGGCGATCCTGGCCCTCCTTCTGCTGGCATCGCCGACCTTGGCGGCCGACGCCGCCTCAGCCCAGGTGATGCCCGTCCTGGAGATGAAGCCGGGTACGATGACCGTCATGGAGAGGTTCGCCCCCATCTATTACGCCGACGGGGGCGAGACGACCGGATCGGTCTACTACGCCGGCACCGCCACAGCAGCCGACAACATCATCTATACAAGGCCCTTGGAGAGGCTCTACAGCTTCACCTTCCATCCGGGGGTCCCCGAGAAGCTCTACTACGCCAACGCCAACGAGTTCAACATTTACTTGACCGCTGAGACTGGATCAGGCTGGTCCGCGGAGTCGGTCGTCTTCACCCACACCACCTACGTCCGGGACTTAGCCTTCGCCTGGGACCAGAACGGGAACTTCGGCCTCTACTTCAGCGAGGCGACGGGGGCCGGAGGCGACGGTAGGATTTACCGGGTCGACGGAGCCGCCGCGACCCCGATCTACACCGTCAAGCTCGCCGACGTCGGCGGATTCTGGGCCGGAGACTTCGCCTTCGATTACGAAGGAAACCTCTACCTCAGCTCGGGAAATAGGGTTCCCGCCAGCATATACAAGGTCGCCACCGGCACCGGGGCTGTGACCAAGATCTTCGAATCGACGGAGGGCTCCATAGCCGGCCTCGTCTACCGGGGCGGCCGCCTCTACTACGCCGACTGGCGCCAGAACATATACCGCCTCGATTTGAGCAGTATGACGAGCACCCTCTACTACACCAACCCCGCCAGGCAGTGGCTCTCCGACGTCGGTTTCAAGGAGAGGAGGGATGCCGCCGGCAGCCGGCCGACGGCCGGAACCTATACGAGATTCTCGACGATGCCGATGGCACCGATGCAGAAAGTCCTGATGCCATCTTAATTTGAGGGATGCCCGCCCCATCCCTCCCCCTTTTTTCCGGGCGCATGGCCAGATGATGGCCTGAGATATTGATCCATCTCGTCAATACCATATGGGCGGGGGTTCTGCCATCAAAAAATGATCAGGTCCCTAGACGGCTCCGGCGAGTCCGAGCACCATCTTTGGAGGCTTCCCTGCCCTTGCGCCTCCCGGCCAGGGCCGAGAGGAGGATATAAAAGGCGGTCTCGGTGAAGATGCAGACCGCCGCCGGGACCCCCGCCCGGGGGCCGAAGAGGAGGAGGGCAACAGCGGCGGCGAGCCCCAGGTTCTTGAAGGAGGCGAAGAGGGTGAGGGCGATCCTCTGGGGGGCCTCGACCCCGGCGAAGGCCGCGGCGGCGTAGACCGCCGCCCCCGAGACGAAGGTCCGGGCGATGGCGATGAAGAGGACCCCCGCCGCCTCTCCCGAGATGGCGCCGCTGTTCTGACCCACCACGATGTAGGTGACGGCGAAGAGGCCTGCGTTTATGGGGTGGGCGGGATCGATCCCGAGGCGTCCGACGTACCTTGAGGCGAGGATGGGAAGGAGGATCAGGAGGAGGACGATCTTCGCCGTCTCGCCGAGCCCGACCCCAGCCCCATCTCCCGCATCCCTGGCGAAGATGTAGATGATCGACGGCATCAGGACGATGGAGGCGATGTACGAGAGAGCCTCCGAGTAGAGGGCGAGGCGGACGTCGCCGGCGAGAAGCCTCGTCAGGGGGATGACGGCCACCGCCGGGGGGACCGCGGCCATCACCACAAACCCGAGGACGAGGGCCTCCGCCTCCAGGACGGCGGGAGCGATGGAGAGGATGAGGCCGGATAGGAAGAGGTAGTTTGCGAGAAATCCTGCCACTGCTCCCCGCATCGGCGGAAGGTCGAGGTCGATCCCGGCGAGGGAGAAGGCCATCATCAGAAATAGCGCCGGGATCAGGAGGGGCTCAAGCCCCCGGGCCGGAGCCGGGAAGAGAAGGCCCAGGGCCGCGGCCGCCGTCAGGATGAAGGCGGTATTTCTATGAAGGTCGATCCGCAGGATGGCCCCCCCGCCCTTTCATGGTCTGCCTTTTGATCCCTCGCCTCTTGAAGATATGCCCTCCGGATCGGCACCTCGGCCCTGACGAACTCCTGCCCGGAGGTCCGGATAAGCGATGGACCCAAGGAGGAAGGAAGAAACGAAGGAGAGGAGGAGATGCAATCGTCTAAAAGGGCCCTGGCGCAGCGGATGGCTGCGCCGACCATTTTACATCTAAATGATCAAAAGGACAGATAATATCAGACCTTGTGGGCTATGGCGAACCTTCGCATAACCCTGTCGATGGATATGGAGACCTTGTCTCCGACCTTCGTATCAGAGACGAAGATGACGAAGCCCTCAACCCGGGCGATGCCGTCTCCCTGCCTCGATATGTCCTCAATCTCCACCTCATACGTCTTTCCAGCCTCAACTGGAGAAGAGCTTGTGAATCCGCCACTGCTGAAGGATCCTCGATCGTTTCCGTACACTCAGTTCACATCCATTTTGCGAAAAACCGCGAAAACAGCTTCTCACGCTCGCTGGAGATGCCGGCAGGATATTTAAACCTATGGATGGGCAGCCGGAGCCGGAGATCTCATTCCGCCCGACAGATCTCCTGGGTGACGAACTCATCCCCATCTCGGCGCATCTCGCATACGATCCTGCCGTCGACGATCCGCAGTATCCTATCCGTCTTCTCGGCCATGGTCATGTCATGGGTGACGAGGATGAAGGTCTGGTTCATCTGGCGGTTGAGCTTCCTCAGAAGCTCGTATATCATGTCGGAGCTCTTGGTGTCCAGGTTTCCGGTGGGCTCGTCCCCTATGACGATGGAGGGGTGGCCCGCTAAAGCTCTCGCCACCGCCACCCTCTGGTTCTGGCCCCCGGAGAGCTGGTTTGGCCTGTTCATCAGCCGGTCGGCGAGCCCCACCTCCTGGAGGAGGGCTATCGCCCGATCCCTCGCCTCGTCCCTATCGACCCCGGCGATCAGAAGGGGCATCATCACGTTCTCGACGGCGTTGAACTCCGGTAGGAGGTGGTGAAACTGGAATATGAACCCCAGCTCCTTATTTCTCAGCCTCGCCCTCTCTTTGGGGGTCGCCCTCGTTATGTTCTGACCCTTCAGCCAGATCTCGCCGCCGGAGGGGGTATCCAACAGGCCGATCATGTTCAGGAGGGTCGACTTCCCGCTCCCGCTGGGCCCCACAATCGATAGGACCTCCCCCTCCTTTATCGTCAGGTCGACGTCGTCGAGGGCCACCACCTCCACCCCGTCTCCGTAGATCTTCCTCAGCTTCTTTATCTCTATGATGTTGGTCAAAGCAAGATCGCCTCCCCGATTCTCATTCTGTTGCTATCGCCTTCACCGGATCGAGCCTGGAGGCCTTGAAGGCGGGGTATATCCCGGCGATGAAGTTGACGACGAGGGCGAAGAGGGCGACGTAGAGGAACGTCCCCAGATCCAGGACCACCGTCATCCTGTCGGTCATGTAGAACTCCGCCGGGACCTCGATCGTCCCGATCAGCTTCGCCGCGACGTGGGCGAGGCCGCCGCCGAGGAGGGCCGAAGGCGGCCCCAGGATGACGCTCTCCAGGATGAAGATCTTTATGATCGATCCCCGGGAGGCGCCCATCGCCATCAAGATCCCTATCTCCCTCGTCCTCCGGCTCACTATCATGATCATGGTGTTGACTATTCCCAGGCCGGATATGAAGAATATTAATAAATAGAAAGCCCAGGAGTAGTACTGCTGGGTATCCAGCATCTCCAGGACGTCCCGGCTCTTCTCCTGCCAGCTCTCGGCCTTGTAGAGGGTCCTTCCGTTCAGGTCCGCGGCGATGGCGGGGGCGGCATAGATCTCCGACAGCCTAATCCCCACCTCGGTCACCACGTCCCCCTCCCCCAAAAGTTGCTGGGCCGTCCCCAGGGGGAGGTATATGAGGGTCCTGTCGAGCCCCGTCCCGGTCTCGATGATCCCGACCGCCGTCAGCTGCAGGGACGCGTCCAGCCTGGTGATCCTGAACTTGTCTCCCACCTTCAGCTCCAGGTCGTCGGCGAGGGCGGATCCGACTACGGCGGCGTACCTCCTGAACTGCAGATCGTAGAAGTCGCCCCAGACCACCTCCTCCTGGACCCTCAGGAGGAGGTCCTCCTGGAGGGGGTCCACCCCTATGAAGGTGATACCCTTAACGTTATCTCGGTGCTTGGCCGCCGCCCCCCCCACCAGCCTCGGGGACGCCGCCACGACCTCGGGATGCTCCGTAGCGATGGCGGCGAGGGTCCTATAGAGGTATATGTAATCCTCCCCCTCCTTCGGGGATACGGTGACGTGGGGGGAGTTCTCCACAGTGTTATCGATCAGGTCCTGCCTGTACCCCTCCGTCAGCCCTATCAGGACCACGATCACCCCCACCGCCAGGGCGACGGAGATGACGGTGAAGAGGACCATCCGGGGGTTTCCGAGGATGTGCCTCTCTGCGATCGATAGCTCGAACATCTTATCTCAACCTCGGAGGGCGACCACCGGGTCCAGCTGGGATGCTCGGTGGGCGGGGTAGACCCCGGCGATCATGCTCAGGACCAGGGCCAGAAGAGGGAAGGCGATGAGGTCGAAGGGGTCGACGAGGAACTTGAAGACTATCGGCTGGGGCGCATTGGGCGCGGTAATCGTTATCT
The sequence above is drawn from the Methanothrix harundinacea 6Ac genome and encodes:
- a CDS encoding bile acid:sodium symporter; the encoded protein is MLRIDLHRNTAFILTAAAALGLLFPAPARGLEPLLIPALFLMMAFSLAGIDLDLPPMRGAVAGFLANYLFLSGLILSIAPAVLEAEALVLGFVVMAAVPPAVAVIPLTRLLAGDVRLALYSEALSYIASIVLMPSIIYIFARDAGDGAGVGLGETAKIVLLLILLPILASRYVGRLGIDPAHPINAGLFAVTYIVVGQNSGAISGEAAGVLFIAIARTFVSGAAVYAAAAFAGVEAPQRIALTLFASFKNLGLAAAVALLLFGPRAGVPAAVCIFTETAFYILLSALAGRRKGREASKDGARTRRSRLGT
- a CDS encoding TRAM domain-containing protein, yielding MYGNDRGSFSSGGFTSSSPVEAGKTYEVEIEDISRQGDGIARVEGFVIFVSDTKVGDKVSISIDRVMRRFAIAHKV
- a CDS encoding ABC transporter ATP-binding protein, producing the protein MTNIIEIKKLRKIYGDGVEVVALDDVDLTIKEGEVLSIVGPSGSGKSTLLNMIGLLDTPSGGEIWLKGQNITRATPKERARLRNKELGFIFQFHHLLPEFNAVENVMMPLLIAGVDRDEARDRAIALLQEVGLADRLMNRPNQLSGGQNQRVAVARALAGHPSIVIGDEPTGNLDTKSSDMIYELLRKLNRQMNQTFILVTHDMTMAEKTDRILRIVDGRIVCEMRRDGDEFVTQEICRAE
- a CDS encoding ABC transporter permease, giving the protein MFELSIAERHILGNPRMVLFTVISVALAVGVIVVLIGLTEGYRQDLIDNTVENSPHVTVSPKEGEDYIYLYRTLAAIATEHPEVVAASPRLVGGAAAKHRDNVKGITFIGVDPLQEDLLLRVQEEVVWGDFYDLQFRRYAAVVGSALADDLELKVGDKFRITRLDASLQLTAVGIIETGTGLDRTLIYLPLGTAQQLLGEGDVVTEVGIRLSEIYAAPAIAADLNGRTLYKAESWQEKSRDVLEMLDTQQYYSWAFYLLIFFISGLGIVNTMIMIVSRRTREIGILMAMGASRGSIIKIFILESVILGPPSALLGGGLAHVAAKLIGTIEVPAEFYMTDRMTVVLDLGTFLYVALFALVVNFIAGIYPAFKASRLDPVKAIATE